The Oryzias latipes chromosome 16, ASM223467v1 genomic sequence CTGATCAAAACGGCAAATTTAAACAAAGGAACTTTTGTTGGGTCACAATAATCTGCAGctaaacaggagaaaatgaaTTTAGAAGGTAGTGACCAAGTCGGTCTAAGCACAGAACCAAGACCAACGGTTTAGAAACCGGTTAATTCGGCATCAAACCTTTTGATCCAAGTCTACGATGCCATCCCATCCTTTTCAATGGTTAACCATTCCCCAGTGAGAGAAAAAGGCTAACAGACGTCATTATATCCCGTTAAGAGTTTGAGCTCTAGTgttgacattatttttattaccACAACTTTTCTACCGTTAACACAATTAACTCCAGTGGATCCTGAAGTGGCTTAAATATTGTGTAATTGTGTAAACGATTAAAGACTTTTCCAAAGAGTGTGTGGTCTTTTGCCGTCAACGATGTCGGCAGGCAAACCAACTGTACTCTCAGGTCAAAGTTTGTATCATACAGATTAGAACAGATTAGCTGGTGAGAGAACAGCTTCATGTACCCACAGGATCACAAAAAGCTCTGATCTAAAATGTTTATACTCCACTTGGTTTGGCGCCGTCTCCATGCCACACAGAGCCTTGATGCCCAGGACGGCAGAGCTGATGGTGACGCAGAGCTGCAGGACTGACGAGACAATCAGGACCGAGTTGATGCTTCGCAGGATCATCTGATGGCACAGAACACACGTGAGTCACAGCAGGTCATAGCAAACACATATACAAGTAGGCAAGACGCAGGCGTGTTGTATGAATTTTTCCGTTTTCTCAACTGCACAAATTCTGCAAACTACACATGAAGCTTGTGACTTGATGGTGTAACTTCTACTTCAGAGCTACAGGTTTAATCAagctcctggttcacaacaatttgaagatagaaattagcttaattttctttgtatacgATCATCATCGGAGAAAcgccacatgaacatgttaaaaacaccaaaagcaggaTTTTCATCACACTGGGTGTTTATATGGAATGTTATTGCTTTGGGATTTAACTCTAGGTTGGTGGCGGAAGCCAAAAATGTTGTCTTTTCCCCCAGACtttaatgacaaacaaaataaaagaacaacatAATGAATGTCTCAGGGGTTACTGAAATGTGTAgacttgcaggaaaaaaaacaacaaaattataaaacaaaatgatgtaTATATAAAAGTACTTACAcaataaataagaaaagaaacattaattCAAAAACTTTTGGGGTTTAACTTTTCCGGAAGCCAATTTTATTCACTGGATTTGGGATTGGAATGTGAAAACAACAAAGAGTGCCCCCTTGTGGTGGCAGTCATTTACAGCACCTGGCTATCCCATCATCCAAAGACTAACCAGCTCCAGGTTTACATCCTCCTATTTTCATAAAGAGGATTTTTAATCTCAACATTTCTTCTCCGCCTGTATTAACTCATTAGGGACTTTCATACATTCGTAAATCCAGATTTGTTAAAATCAGAGACAAACTAGCATTTAATACTTTGCATTTGTTCCACTTggaaccattttatttttgtcctctTATGCATTTTTCCCTTTAGGTGCATGCATGAAACATTCctgtaaacacacatttaagaTGAAACTCGAACAGTTTTAAACTACAATAAAGATTATATTTATAACCTCAAGGAAAAGAAATACTTAATTTACCAGAAGATGTGGACGACTCTTGTTGGGGGGCTAATTATCAGTAACTGCTCATTTGTACCCTTAGCTGTCAGTTTGAAGCTTTAGTGAAATGACCATTTTCAATAAATcagttaatattttgtttttctgatgaatACTAATTTTCTTTGCCTCAATTTAAGTATATAAATGTCAAACatatgtttacatttacattggAGGAGATGATTGTTGTCAGACGCTCCTAAATATGTGTTTACTGCAGAGGACATGAGCTTCGTGTGGCGTACCAGAGTCAGTCGTCTGCTCTCTAAACATGTCCTCTTCAGAGAGTCCTCCCCAGGACCTGGACTGGGTGTTGTGCCGTACTCGTAATAATCCTCTCTGCATGTAATACCCAGATAAATGTCTGAGACGTTGATGCTGTAGACGACGATGGCCGAGACGGCAAAAgcagatccagccaggtttaaGATCACATTCATGACGACcttaaatgaaacaaaccaaTGAGCATAGTCTGATTTTAACTCCCTCAATGATCTTTTGATccgttttaaaaatcaaattagtGGTATTTTAGtaatgattatgccgtttttagctaaaaatcctgtcactttctaggacatattttctgcagagcggcaggagtttattcaaAATTCCCCCTCGAGTTGTATGCGGGCCAACTCCGCCgctacttcccgtcatccatctgtttccaCGCTCTCCCGCAAgctgacagcccctcacaacctcaacctcaCAACACTGCTGCAACGCAAATGGAGAGAAATATTGGGGCTATCCAGCCGCCAAGTTTGGAtttagattccagctcagacgaggaaaacaaagacgtgcgtggatctgttggtctgcagcaggacgcatcagaatgttctccatcaccagaaaaatgtTAGGACATGTTAAACACACAACATCATTTTCTTTAAGAAACTACTTTATTTCTAACTCTACAAGTAAGATCATTTTAGATTAACGTGACTCACCAAACATGGACTCGGGATCGTCTCAGACAAGATGCACACAGTTCCAAACACAACACACTGCACAAAAGAAGGACAATAATCCTTAGTTTTAATTTACACACATTCTTAAAACAGTTATTAAAAGTACTGACATAGAGTTCAAAATGCTTTGTAAggaacagaaacacagtttcaatataatttctttaaaaatgaagaagGATGTAATTTAAAAAGGGATTGAGACAAAGTGAAAGGTCTGTTCTCACATATGATCTTTGACACAGTGACAGAAAATCCCCAAAACACATTCTATGCTCCAAAATGAACATGTTAAACGAGTCATTCTTTGCCTTTGAAGAAAcagttttacaatattttttcttttagatgaaATGAAATAGTTTAGAACAATAAAACCCATCTTTAGTTGCCTTACCAGAACGCCCATCCAGTAAGGAAAGCCATTTTCCCTCAGCTGCCACATATAATTCTGGCCTTCAGTGAGAACAGCACCGAGGCCGATGTGGAGCAGCCCAACCACGATCTGCACGgcctgaggaagaggaggtccACCTTGAAACatcatgaaaatatattttcattttgtctttaaatgttgACGATAaaagatataaagaaaaatgtggaaataactttttttgaaaGAGTGATTCCCTCTAAGTGAGATCAGACTGAAACAGAGACAACTTGATAAAACAGGTGAGGTTTTGTTATTGTGCTCACCCCCAGGACTGATGGAGAGCTCCTGTGGACGCCGCGCAGCTGCTTGGACGGTGAGTAGCATGCAGGGTTGCAGCACAGGCTGTTCACCGCTTGACACAGAGGAGGCCAAGGACTTTGGGGGTCAGAGGTCACCGTAAAGACGGTCACCCCCTCTGCTCGGCTCATTGCTACAGACATGCTGGTAGGACCTGGAGACCGAAGCACAGAGGAGGTGAACAGCTTGACGCTTCTTGGAGAACTTAAGACAGTCAGGTGGAGAAGCCCCCCCCTCCAATTATCCCTAATAATGACAGCTCACAGtgataaattattattattgtacaTAAATTGAGCCAGGCTGATGACTAggtacaaagaaaaataaaataaaaaagttgtggccacaaaacagtcaaactggacaaataaatgaataaataacgaTCTCTTGGCTACATTTTTTTGTACCTTGTGAGATTTcaagtgttgtttttaatttactttctcataacaaaaaaaatgatttgagtTTCGATCTCGGTGCTGATAATTATTCGTGCGTGGACAAAATTCGAACTGACAAGTACTTCCGGTTTTCGAAACGGAAGCTACTTcgaaataaaaaagtagaaactaCGTTTGcttcatttcaattttaaaacatgtaaatacccccccccccaggtctcCTTTTAACAAAGACTAATAtcacaaaggaaaaaagaaacatttgcttgtttttttattccaccaaaatttgcatttctaccccccccccccaaaaaaaatagcatacatttttttatgtttagaaaaaaacttaaaataccAAGAAGTTAACGCACCccacataaacaaataaataaatagaaatccTCTTAAAGGCGTTAACCCCGTCCCCAGGCATATTGAGCGCACCCGACCGGAAGATGTTTCCCGGAAATGAGGATTAAGAGACTTTTCAAAATATACTTCTCATTCCCATCCTAAAATGAAACTCTAAATTCCATCACGAAGCTTTAGGCCAAATCAATTTTACTACCCAATAGACCACAACACACCACGTTAATATTAATCAATTTACATCCTATTTTGTTCGCACATATAAACTATGTCGCAGCtacaaatgtatttgttttctatttcaTTAGAGACGAGCTCCGAATTAATGCTAATAAATGCGGTTTACTCCTTTCAATAAATGACAAATAACACCAGAAAACTTGTATGTAACGCAAACTGTATTTCTACAAacaattgattaatttcaatttcttgacccccccccccccccccccccccggggcaAATCAAAGCGTTAAAATCAGACCCCCCCTACCTAATCAAACGGTTTATCACCTATAGAATTTgggaaaagggagaaaaaggaTCCTCCTCTCACAGACAAACATCCATCGAGTCCTCCTGGAACCATCAGGTGagataaaaaacaggaaaaagatgaCAGGTGCGTGGAGAGGACAAGATCAAAGTGAACGACATTTAAAGTAATTTCTATGTAGAAACTTAtctgggagagaaaaaaaaccctatAGCATCAATGAAGACGCACGTTTTGAGTAGAATGTTCTCCTGGCTTCTGACATTCAACGTTTCTCCACTGAGAAGTTGTGTTCAGCTCCACATTCCAACTCCGGTGTTTTACGTGCTGCCTGCTTACCTGATGGGACTCCAGGTGTGtcctggtggtggtgggggggctcCTATTGAGGGCGTTTCTCCATAGACGTTCTCCTGAACTACAAACTGTAGGAGTTTGAACAGTGCCCTCTCGTGGACAGGTGTTGCCACTGCAGGTCTCTATTTCTATGAATGTTTGTGCTTGCTGTTCAAACTAATGACGATGTCTGTAGTTGGTGCACAGGTGCAAGATGCAGAGCAGGCAAATCTTCATTGTCTTATTCATTCATTACTAAATGATGACGATCCAACTGAAAAAATCAAGAAAGATGTTCAGATGAAACCAGAGATGTAAATGTTGGAGGATCACTGCTGAAGAACAAACGagaactttagtttttttttttagattaccGTATTATTGTATTTGAGTTATTTCTTTAACTCGTTCTTCTGGAACTAAAattcagacatgagcagcaagGGGCTTCTGACTAAGAGTGCTGGCCACTACACCACCGGGCTCATCCTCCTAATAATgattatactaaaaaaaaaaaaagatgtttgattTATTCCTTACCTGATGGggttatttatgttttatttttgatcgtTTTCACgttgattttgctgtttttaatcatCCCTGTTTATAAAGTGCGTCAGTGGTTAAAAAGACAAACTCTCGCCGAGGACAGACGCTCTCCTACTTGCTCCTCCTCTGTCAGCCCAATTCCCAAGGCTTTGTTGTCCTGCCTGCCCCACAGCTGCATTTTTTAaccaccttctttttttttgcactctgAATATGGATCTGATCAGCTGGTCCCTGAATTTTTCTCCACGCTCAGGAACGGGAAAGCGGGTCCTTCCTGCCCAGACGGAACCCATGAGGCCGGATTCACCATGGATCCGTGGGGCGAGCGGAGGCTGGTGTGCCTGGCCCAGCTGTCTGTGGAAGATGTCCAAGACCTTTACCTATTCAGAATTCTGGTAATTGGATTCCTCCTAATTGGGATCGGAGCATTTCTGATTCATCTGGCGTTCTGGGGGCAGAAGACGGACAGAGGCGAGCCGTCAAGGCTCTGAGGAAAGATTCTTCAGGGAGGAGAGACTCACAGCGAGAAACTTTAATAAGTGGATCAAAATCTCTGCTCGTCTTGCCCACTTCAGCAGGCTGCTCGCGACCCTTGAACTTGTGCCGAAGATGGATGCCGACCTGGTAGGGAAGACTGGCCTGAAATGCCCACTTCTGGATCGAAATCCGCCTCAAAATCAGCAAGACCGGTCAAGGACAAGCTGCTGGCGCCCAGAAGAATTTAATCTACCGGTAACCGGACTCCCCCCCCATGAGCTGGGGGCTGCTACCCTTGGCTCtaccaaaatgcatttttttcatggaaCTTTTGATCACAAGGACAGTTATTAACTCTAGAATCACATCCAGCAACATTTACTGCAGACTTTGGTAAAAAATTTAACCCAGTTCTAACCCAAACAGCAGTCGATGACCCCGTTTGACCTCTGAAGTGTTTTCTCCATGGTAGCTTGGGTCACATTGGACGAGATATGAAGgttatttttggtatttttctggGAGGATTGCCTTAGGAGCGGTTTCTGGCATCATTTTGACCGACAGAAACCAAACttaccccaaaaaacaaaagagagtgGGATTCTAGTGGGGTCGCAGATCCCAAAGACTCATGTCATCAGCTGGAGCCACCTGCTGGTGAGAAGCAGTCATTGCTGCTCTTCCACATCATTGAAGACCTACCCCGATCATCTTGTAATTTTCAAAAGTGGTCTTTCTATAACGATGATGCTGTTTCTCcccaaaacaaaagctgttgCCGCGGCGCAACCTCACCGCCCTTCGCCTCCGCCCAGCTGAGAGCCAGCGTTTTGTTTCTTCGTCAGGAGACGATGTTTTTCCaacgtttgctcctgattcacaacgatttgaataaagaaatacccagaaatgcaaaaagaagcttaatttcctttatatacgtcctccatcatcagaaaaatgccacaacatgttaaaaaacagaattttcatcagagtgggtctttcaagaAATCATTTGAGAAACGTTTATATTACAATAACtcaaatcagaaacaaacacttgaataaaaaatgataaaaaaacattctgtacttttttttgtaatcacaATGTTAAACATCcacactaaaataaataaagagttaGATTGGTCCCACAGGCCAGACTCTTTTATTAAACACTGTTGTGGATCAAAGGTTTTCCTTTGAGGAGCAAACACACTTTAGTGAAcaacagagacaaaaaaaagagcaataacaaataaaaaagaggagtgcTGGAGCGCTCCTCCACAGAGGTGGGGGCCacagcaaacaggaagtatttACACGCGTCTCTACTCCACATTCAACAGCTGCTTCCGCCCTCCTGGAGGCAGCGGCGTTTCCGTTAGTGCCAAGTTAACCAGACCAGACGGTCGTTTGAAGGAAAGTGCAAacactaaaataaatacaaagcaaTAAATAGAAAGTCGAGTGCTAAATTCAGACGTTACGGTTTGTTAAACATCGCCTACGTGTTCTATAAGCCCACCAGAACAAGAGCTGCTGTACAGGCGTTCAGACGGCAGCGTCGCTGTTGCACAGAGAGGCGTAAACAGAAGAGACGGCGGTGAGCGGAATACTGACCTGGATCTGGAAACATCCGGCTCAAATCTGCTCCACGCGTTTCTGGAAAAGCGGCGCTCATTAAGGCTTAGTCTACAATCCAGCAGGATTACGGGTCGGTTTTCAGAGAAGCAAGCGCGGGGTTAAAAGGGTGCTGGTTCGACTCCAGTACGGTCCGAGCGAACGGGGGGAGAAGACTCCTTCATCGCAGCGGGAGCAGGTTTGGAGGCCCGCCTGTCCCGGTCTGTCGGGACTCAAACCTTCCTCTTTGGGCTTCACCATAAAAATCTTCTTTATAAAATGAACAGGATTTGGTGGGAATATTTACAAACAGAAAGGGGGACGAAGGCAttaagtgtttgttttcttctggtACCCTTTGTTTCCGCTCTAGCCTCAGTCAGCGAGTCTTTCAGGGGGAACGAGTCCGGGGCCAGCCCAGGTCCCTGAGAGAGCAACGATTGGGTTTGTGGGTCTGGGGCCTCAGCTGGAGTCCGAGTCACTGctgtctgaggaggaagaggaggacgaggacGAGGAGGAGTCGGAGCTGGAGCTGCTGCCGCTGAGGCGCGAGGGCTGGGAGTGGGCCTCCGGAGCGCTGGGCTTTTCTGctgaggagcagaggagaggaCGTCAGAGAAAGACCAGAAAGATGTTCCCAGCCGGTTCAAGCACCGTCTgggaacatcaatgggggagactccagtttcctcccaccctccaaaaacatgcttcataggttgactggttactctaaattgtgaatgggtgtgtggttgtggcccggcagactggcaacctgtccaggccGTCCCCAGGATGGGCtccagtgaccccaaaagggaataaatggattagaaaatgaatgtatgaatgaaaGTGTGAATCCAccgtttgaacaactttattagcaccAGTCGGCTGCTGAATATTCTGCCATTTTATAATgaaaaaatccatatttggaaCAAGGAAtcctggttttattttgaagtcaaaggctcttattctgtttcctctctggactttttctgacaaaaaaaaacctccactccaaatatgtttgtttttgttatcttTGCTATTTAGGGGGTTTCTATTCAGCGGTCGGAGCAGCCGCTTTCAGAAGGTAGCGGATGGAGTTACGACACGTGATCGATCGACTTGACATGCGTCTAGAGTGAGTCAGCTGTGGTGAAACTTCTTTAAGAATCGGATTACATcgtatttttttccctctgtggtCCGGTACCACCTGCGCCCCGGTCCCACTGGTATGGGTCTGCAGTCCGGGGGTTAGAGACCATCGATTTATAGGGTAATCAGAGTAAATGACTGCAGCTCACGTCTTCGTCTCTTGTGGTGGAAATTAAACTAGTTTATGTCATCCTAGCCTCTTTCCTCGTCTTCCTCTTCACTTCGTCTCCTCTCCATCTCGATCACATTGACTAAAGCTCCGCCCACCTCTACGCCCTCACCCAGCATTAC encodes the following:
- the LOC101172020 gene encoding membrane-spanning 4-domains subfamily A member 8 isoform X5, whose amino-acid sequence is MSVAMSRAEGVTVFTVTSDPQSPWPPLCQAVNSLCCNPACYSPSKQLRGVHRSSPSVLGAVQIVVGLLHIGLGAVLTEGQNYMWQLRENGFPYWMGVLCVVFGTVCILSETIPSPCLVVMNVILNLAGSAFAVSAIVVYSINVSDIYLGITCREDYYEYGTTPSPGPGEDSLKRTCLESRRLTLMILRSINSVLIVSSVLQLCVTISSAVLGIKALCGMETAPNQSGDLYKPLLEDVSTEPAV
- the LOC101172020 gene encoding membrane-spanning 4-domains subfamily A member 8 isoform X4, encoding MSVAMSRAEGVTVFTVTSDPQSPWPPLCQAVNSLCCNPACYSPSKQLRGVHRSSPSVLGAVQIVVGLLHIGLGAVLTEGQNYMWQLRENGFPYWMGVLCVVFGTVCILSETIPSPCLVVMNVILNLAGSAFAVSAIVVYSINVSDIYLGITCREDYYEYGTTPSPGPGEDSLKRTCLESRRLTLMILRSINSVLIVSSVLQLCVTISSAVLGIKALCGMETAPNQVEAVICTSLCWRTSPLSRQSERPQSH
- the LOC101172020 gene encoding membrane-spanning 4-domains subfamily A member 8 isoform X6; translation: MLLTVQAAARRPQELSISPGGGPPLPQAVQIVVGLLHIGLGAVLTEGQNYMWQLRENGFPYWMGVLCVVFGTVCILSETIPSPCLVVMNVILNLAGSAFAVSAIVVYSINVSDIYLGITCREDYYEYGTTPSPGPGEDSLKRTCLESRRLTLMILRSINSVLIVSSVLQLCVTISSAVLGIKALCGMETAPNQSGDLYKPLLEDVSTEPAV
- the LOC101172020 gene encoding uncharacterized protein LOC101172020 isoform X1 — translated: MSEARRTFYSKRGLDGCLSVRGGSFFSLFPNSIGPTSMSVAMSRAEGVTVFTVTSDPQSPWPPLCQAVNSLCCNPACYSPSKQLRGVHRSSPSVLGAVQIVVGLLHIGLGAVLTEGQNYMWQLRENGFPYWMGVLCVVFGTVCILSETIPSPCLVVMNVILNLAGSAFAVSAIVVYSINVSDIYLGITCREDYYEYGTTPSPGPGEDSLKRTCLESRRLTLMILRSINSVLIVSSVLQLCVTISSAVLGIKALCGMETAPNQVEAVICTSLCWRTSPLSRQSERPQSH
- the LOC101172020 gene encoding membrane-spanning 4-domains subfamily A member 8 isoform X3, whose protein sequence is MSEARRTFYSKRPTSMSVAMSRAEGVTVFTVTSDPQSPWPPLCQAVNSLCCNPACYSPSKQLRGVHRSSPSVLGAVQIVVGLLHIGLGAVLTEGQNYMWQLRENGFPYWMGVLCVVFGTVCILSETIPSPCLVVMNVILNLAGSAFAVSAIVVYSINVSDIYLGITCREDYYEYGTTPSPGPGEDSLKRTCLESRRLTLMILRSINSVLIVSSVLQLCVTISSAVLGIKALCGMETAPNQVEAVICTSLCWRTSPLSRQSERPQSH
- the LOC101172020 gene encoding uncharacterized protein LOC101172020 isoform X2 produces the protein MSEARRTFYSKRGLDGCLSVRGGSFFSLFPNSIGPTSMSVAMSRAEGVTVFTVTSDPQSPWPPLCQAVNSLCCNPACYSPSKQLRGVHRSSPSVLGAVQIVVGLLHIGLGAVLTEGQNYMWQLRENGFPYWMGVLCVVFGTVCILSETIPSPCLVVMNVILNLAGSAFAVSAIVVYSINVSDIYLGITCREDYYEYGTTPSPGPGEDSLKRTCLESRRLTLMILRSINSVLIVSSVLQLCVTISSAVLGIKALCGMETAPNQSGDLYKPLLEDVSTEPAV